The window AGTGAGCCAGACCACAGGCCGGCCAGGTATCGAGCAGGCATGGCGGCACGTCTACGACCGCGCCTATCGGCTGGATCGCACGCCAACGGCTTCGCACCTCGACACCAGCGGATGGGTCAACACGTACACGGGGCAGCCTTACGAACCGGCCGAAATGGAGGAGTGGACCGAGGAGACGGTCGGCAGGATCCTGGAGCATGCGCCACGCAGGGTACTTGAAATCGGCTGTGGCACAGGGCTGTTGGGCAGCCGACTGATCCCCGTGACCGAGGCATACTGCGGGCTCGACTTCTCTGTCGGCGCCCTGCAACGCTTCAGCCTGGGGATTGATTCGACGACCAGGTCCGCCGTCTGTCTCCTGTTGGGCAGCGCCAAGGATCTCAGCCTGGTACCGAAGTGGGACTACGACTGCATCGTCCTCAACAGCGTTGTGCAGTACTTCCCCGACACCGCCTACGTGCATGAGGTGCTCCGGCAGGCCGTCGGGCTGCTCCGGCCCCCGGGAATCCTCTTCCTCGGCGACGTACGACACCGGGACCTGCTGGCAGTTCACCATGTCTGGCGCTCGTGGCGGGCTGCTCCCGACGGTACGACCGCGGGGGAGGCTCTCGCCGATGCGGAGAGACGCCACCGTGCCGATCGCGAGTGGAGCACCGTCCCTGCTGACCTGGCCGGTCTTCTCCGGTCCGTTGGCGCACAGCATGTCGAGTCCCGGCTCAAGGACGGCGCGTACCTGACAGAGATGAACCTCTTCCGGTACGACACCATCGGCTACTTCCAGCCGCCCCAACCGATCGCGGATCCTGCCGAGTGGCTGGTCTGGGAACCCGGTATAGAGCAGCGGATCGACTGGCGCAGCAGGCTGCCAGTGGGGATTCTCGGCATTCCCCACACACGCCTTGACCCGCCGAACGAGGCCGGACGCAGCCTGCGCGACGCCCCGGAGAACACGACCCTCGCATCACTGCGCATGGCCCGAGAGCCCCGCCGCGACGACGATCCACTGGCCGTCGTCCGCGGCATGGCCGCCGAACACGGCGCTGTGATCCGCACAAACTGGTTGCGGGACCGTGGCGGACACACGCTGGACCTCGCCGTCCTGTTCGAGAAAGACACCTCCGGGCCCGGATCGCTGCTGGTGCGCTGGCCCACGACCGGACACGGAAACCTCGAATGAGGAAGGGATCATGGCGGACTCCGGGCAGGGAACACTGCGGATCGACTACTCCGGAATCGGTGGCGGACGCGGTCCCGCTACCTGGGGGCAGCGCCATATCTGGGCGTCCTTCCTCGACAACCGGGGCAACCCGGCCCGATTTACCTTGCGCCGCGCATGGCACGTTCCGGTCGGCCGTACGGTCGCGGACGTCGTGGGCGCATTACGCGCGCTCGTTGAGCAGCACGAAGCCCTGCGGACCCGTTTCGAAGTCGACAGAGGGGCGCTGGTCCAGGTCGTAGGACAAGACGGCCTCTTGTCCTGCCCGGTGACGGATGCCGCCGCCGAGTGGTCCCAGGAGGCAGCACTGCGGGCAGCTTCGGAGTCGGTGGTTGCCGGCTTCGGGCCGGATGAAGAACCACCGGTCCGTTTCCAGATTCTGACCTTCCAAGGGACACCGCAGTGGATCGTCGCCGCGATCTCGCACCTGACCGTGGACGCCGAGGCGTGCGACAGACTCCAATCCGATCTTCATGGTCTACTGACGGAAGCCGGAACACCCTCGACTGCTACCTGCCAGCCCCTCCAACGAGCCCGGTTCGAGCAGTCGTCCGAGGGCCGATCACAGAACGCACGGGCGCTTCGGCACTGGCGAACGGTGCTCGAACGCCACCCCGAGTGGCTCTTTCCGATCCGCGCCGACAGCACGCACTCCTGGCACGGCGAACGATTCGCCGTCGTCCAGGCACACGCACCTGGGCTGGGACGGCACGTCGAACGAATCGCCGACCGCCTGCGCGTCTCGGCTCCGGCCCTGTGCGTCGCGGCCTTCTGCAAGGCGTTCGCGGCCTGCTCCGATGCAACCGCGTACCCGCTGGGTGTCACATTGTCCAACCGTGTTTTGTCGTGGTCCCGCGGATACATCGGCACCCTCGCACAGCACGGAGTCATCGGAATTCGGGACGTCCAGACGCCTCTCGATCAACTGGCCCGGCAGACATGGCACTCCCTCCTGCTGAGCCACCGTTTCTCCCTGTACGACCAGGACGACGTATTCGCGCTGATCTCGCAGATGTGCGGCAGGGAATGCGACTGGTTCGGGCCGGTGGCTAATTTCGTGAACTTCCAGTACCTGTCGTCCCTGAGTGGCGTGGCGTCTCCCGCCGAGGATCCCGCGGGGCGGGAGCTGGTGTTCGCGGATCTGGATCCCCAAAAGGACAGCGCCGTACGGTTCGGCCTACACATCGGCTCCGACGCAACGGACCTCATAATCCGGATGTCCGTGGACCAGGCCTGCATACGCACGGAATCGGTACGCGAAGCCATCGCAGGCGCGGCCTCCGAACTCTGGTCGGCCAACGGATAGAGGAATTCCTGATGACGACGTTCGACCCGCGCGATCCTAGGTTCCCTTTAGGCGCTCTGCACCCCGCGCAGTTGCGCGCCCTGTTCGCCGAACGAGTGCGCCTTCTGCGGCTGCTGCCGCTGATCGGCCTCGGCTCGCTCTCAGCGCTGCTGGCACTGATCACGGTCACCGTGCTGACCGGACCGGCCATGGCGCTGCTGACGGGAGAGCTGCTGGACCGTATCGTCCAGGACGACGGCTTGACCGGGGCAGCCTGGGTGATCGTCGGCCTTGGCGGGATGTTGCTTCTCCAGCAGTTGATCCGCCCCATGAGCGAACTGGTCACCACAGGCGCCACCCGCAGGATCGACGGCGTCCTGCGCGAGCGGATCCGGCAGGTGGCACTGACACCGGCCACCATCAGCCACCTGGAGGAGTCCGAGTTCCAGGACGACGCCCTGCGCGCGAGTGAGATCGGCGAGGGATGGTGGGTACGCTCCGCCGGAACCGCGGCCTGTAGCAGCCTGCTGCTCACTGGCCGAGTCCTTTCCGCCACTGCATCGGCGGTGGTACTGGCCCTGTACTTTCCGTGGCTCGCCGGCTTCCTGCTTGCGGCCTCGCTGCTCAGCCGCTCCTTGCAACGTCGTCAGTGGACCCACCTGGTCACGGTCGGGGACCGACTGACCGGCGGTCAGCGCAGAGTCGACTACCTCGACGAACTGGCCGCCGGGCTGGAGGCCGCCAAGGAGATCCGCCTGTTTGGCCTCGCGGATTGGCTGGTGATACGCCGAGCATCCACCCACTGGGAACTCCGCGCCCCGTACTGGGCGCTGCGCCGCAGCCTGCTGCGCCGACAAGGTCTGACGACGGCGTTGTCTGCGGCGTGCGGGGCGTCTGCCCTACTGGTTCCGGGCCTGGCGGCAGCCGACGGAAACATCAGCGTCGGCGCACTGGGTTCCTGCCTGGCCGCCGCCACTGGCATCTTCCAGATCACCTTGATGGGCTTCGAAAGCTTCGACATCGAGTACGGCAAGGGCGCTGTTCAGGCAGTCGACCGACTCTTCGCCCGTTATGGCGACCCGGACGAGCGGTTCGGTGAAGCCCCGGCAAACGTGGGAATCGAGGCACCGGAAACCGACGGTCGACATGCACCGCTCATACAAATCGACCAGGTGACCTTCCGCTACCCCCACGCCGCCCAGCCAGTGCTGCGCGAGCTGAACCTGACGATCCATCCGGGCCAGGTGCTCGCAATCGTCGGGGTCAACGGAGCCGGGAAGACGACCCTGACCAAGCTCCTGGCAGGACTGTACCGGCCCACCCACGGGCGGATCACCGTCGACAACCAGACACTCGGAGACCTAGACCCGGCCGTTCTCCGCCGCCGTCTGAGCGTCATCTACCAGGACTTCCTGCACTACCCGGCCACTGTCCGCGACAACATCATCCTGAGCGCACCAGAGCATCCTCCGCAGAGCGGTGACGAGGAGGTGCTGGCCGCCCTGCACCGCGCCGGAGCGGACGGACTGCTGCGCTCACTTTCCGAGGGCCTCGACACACAACTGTGGCGTACGGGAAGCGGCGGCCGTGACCTCTCAGGCGGGCAGTGGCAACGTCTGGCCCTGGCCCGAGTGCTCTATGCCACCGCCCACGGACGCGATCTGATCGTGTTGGACGAGCCCACAGCCAACCTGGACGCCGAAGCGGAGACAGAGTTCTTCGACAAGGTGGTCGCCACCGTCCGCTCGAGTGGTGTCTCCGTCGTGCTCATCTCCCACAGGCTCTCCACCGTCCGCAATGCCGACCGCATCGTGGTTCTGAACGACGGCCGCATCACCGAATCCGGCAGCCACGACGATCTGCTCGCCTTCCCGGATGGCAGCTACGCCCGTCTGTGGCGGCTCCAGGCATCCCGGTTCACCGGGGAGCAGAACCCCGAAACGGTCACTGCCGACACCGGCCCGCACGCCGAGTAAGGAATCCCTGCACCGTGACGAACACCGGCCCCGACTGGGCCTCCCGGATCTGGACGCTCCGCCATATGCTCCGGCTGTCCACCCGGGCGGCGCCGGCGGTGACTGTGCTGAACGTGCTGCTGATCCTGCTGCTGGGAGGGGGCGTTGCACTCAC of the Streptomyces sp. T12 genome contains:
- a CDS encoding condensation domain-containing protein, giving the protein MADSGQGTLRIDYSGIGGGRGPATWGQRHIWASFLDNRGNPARFTLRRAWHVPVGRTVADVVGALRALVEQHEALRTRFEVDRGALVQVVGQDGLLSCPVTDAAAEWSQEAALRAASESVVAGFGPDEEPPVRFQILTFQGTPQWIVAAISHLTVDAEACDRLQSDLHGLLTEAGTPSTATCQPLQRARFEQSSEGRSQNARALRHWRTVLERHPEWLFPIRADSTHSWHGERFAVVQAHAPGLGRHVERIADRLRVSAPALCVAAFCKAFAACSDATAYPLGVTLSNRVLSWSRGYIGTLAQHGVIGIRDVQTPLDQLARQTWHSLLLSHRFSLYDQDDVFALISQMCGRECDWFGPVANFVNFQYLSSLSGVASPAEDPAGRELVFADLDPQKDSAVRFGLHIGSDATDLIIRMSVDQACIRTESVREAIAGAASELWSANG
- a CDS encoding bifunctional 2-polyprenyl-6-hydroxyphenol methylase/3-demethylubiquinol 3-O-methyltransferase UbiG — protein: MSQTTGRPGIEQAWRHVYDRAYRLDRTPTASHLDTSGWVNTYTGQPYEPAEMEEWTEETVGRILEHAPRRVLEIGCGTGLLGSRLIPVTEAYCGLDFSVGALQRFSLGIDSTTRSAVCLLLGSAKDLSLVPKWDYDCIVLNSVVQYFPDTAYVHEVLRQAVGLLRPPGILFLGDVRHRDLLAVHHVWRSWRAAPDGTTAGEALADAERRHRADREWSTVPADLAGLLRSVGAQHVESRLKDGAYLTEMNLFRYDTIGYFQPPQPIADPAEWLVWEPGIEQRIDWRSRLPVGILGIPHTRLDPPNEAGRSLRDAPENTTLASLRMAREPRRDDDPLAVVRGMAAEHGAVIRTNWLRDRGGHTLDLAVLFEKDTSGPGSLLVRWPTTGHGNLE
- a CDS encoding ABC transporter ATP-binding protein; the protein is MTTFDPRDPRFPLGALHPAQLRALFAERVRLLRLLPLIGLGSLSALLALITVTVLTGPAMALLTGELLDRIVQDDGLTGAAWVIVGLGGMLLLQQLIRPMSELVTTGATRRIDGVLRERIRQVALTPATISHLEESEFQDDALRASEIGEGWWVRSAGTAACSSLLLTGRVLSATASAVVLALYFPWLAGFLLAASLLSRSLQRRQWTHLVTVGDRLTGGQRRVDYLDELAAGLEAAKEIRLFGLADWLVIRRASTHWELRAPYWALRRSLLRRQGLTTALSAACGASALLVPGLAAADGNISVGALGSCLAAATGIFQITLMGFESFDIEYGKGAVQAVDRLFARYGDPDERFGEAPANVGIEAPETDGRHAPLIQIDQVTFRYPHAAQPVLRELNLTIHPGQVLAIVGVNGAGKTTLTKLLAGLYRPTHGRITVDNQTLGDLDPAVLRRRLSVIYQDFLHYPATVRDNIILSAPEHPPQSGDEEVLAALHRAGADGLLRSLSEGLDTQLWRTGSGGRDLSGGQWQRLALARVLYATAHGRDLIVLDEPTANLDAEAETEFFDKVVATVRSSGVSVVLISHRLSTVRNADRIVVLNDGRITESGSHDDLLAFPDGSYARLWRLQASRFTGEQNPETVTADTGPHAE